TTCTTACCAATATGATTAACAATATTTTCTTGATTATGATACTTGATAGAATCTAGTTTatctaatttattatatttatctgATAATTACAGCTAGGAAAAGAAAGTGCAGCAATTGAGATAATATTATATGCGTAAAAGATGAAAACAaaaaaagttaattttatttttgatgatGCAAATACAAACTATTTAATGAATACAATAATGAAAATTCAATATAGAGACCAAAAACTATAGTTAGTGCCGAACTCAACACCAAAATTGAATGaggttaaaaaaactttaaaactaaGGTAGTTAAAAGTATAGGGTCAGATTATACTTCTATTAAGTTTTGGAAGAGTTTAGGAAATCAAGGTAGTTATTTATTGAATTAACATGCATGGGGAACAAAGGAAAATCTTCTAGTATTAGCCTATAAGAGGTGATGATGATATGCATTGTTGCCCTAATTATAGAGGGATTGAGCTAACAAGTCAAACCATGAAACTTTAAAGAGTCATTGAGAGAAGAACAAAAGATAAACTTGGTTTCATGCCCATAAGATcaagtatatattttatttaataacatAACTAATGGATAAATATAGAGAAAAGAAGCATCcacatataattttaattaatttagactACATTGACGGGAGTTTCATGCATGAGGTTTCCCTTTTAGAAGTTCATAATAAAATCCTAAAATAGCAATCATTATATCAATATGACTAGAGATATGTACAATTATTCAATTGCTAGTGCTAAGTTACTAAGAGCAAAATCAATGACTTCTTTTTAACTTTAGGTTTTCATGAATGCCTAGCTTAAAGACGATTATTTAGaaataatggaaaatgaatttaccAACAtacaacaataataacaacaacaacaaccaaggcttatcccactaagtggggttGGCTATATTGAtcattttacgtcattgagctctatctcctattatatcatcatctatacttaaattaattttatcttattttattgttattaaccaagtctttttttagaCTTAATCTTCatcgtttgatatgcgtgtttgtcatagtttcatatcgcctaactggagcatttattaggCGTCTAAGTACATGGTCATGCCATCTTAcgcgtgtctctcggagtttttcctcaatagatgcaacttcgactttctctttactgctctcatttcttattctgtccattttTGTATGTCCATACATGCACTTTAACATCTCATCTCTGTaattctcatcttctgctcatgtgcccgagctatagcccaacattcagctccatatactATAACAAGTTTAACTgcgattttgtagaactttcctttaagttttagaggtactttacaatCATATAAAACACTCGACACTCTCCTTCATTTCAACTatcctgcttgtattttatgtaaaacatctctttcaatccctccattgttttgtaaaaataatcctaaatatttaaacttctcagtTTCAGACAATTCGTtatctcttatcttaacaattatttcattacgtctaatattgctaaatttaaattccatatattctgtctttattctactaaatcTAAAGCATTTCCCTTTTAGTAtttcccgccaagattctagtttagcatttactccttcacttgtttcatctatcaaaacaatatcatctataaacaacatgcaccacgatactatgtcttgaatgtgtgcagtgagttcatccataactAGTGTAAAAAgttagggacttagagctgatccttgatgtaactctatctttattggaaatgtttcagttactcTACCTGAAATCTTTACTCTGGTCATTACATCCtcgtatatatccttaattagttcaatatatgttacgtcaACATTtatcttttctagaattttccgtataatttctcttgggactctatcataagctttttctaagtaaATGAATactatagatcttgtttttgttttcgatatttttcaattagttatctaagaaaatgtatagcttctattgttgaccttccaaacatgaacccaaattgattttcgatcaccgtggtctccttccttaaatcttttttctattactttttcccaaagtttcatggtatgactcattactttagtacccctatagtttgcacaattttgtacgtgtTCCTTtttcttatataaggaaactagagtacttacccttcattgatcagacattttttcattttcaatatcatgttaaataattttgtaagttattcaataccttatttccctaggcacttccattCAATATCATGAATTTACCAAcatattcaaaataaatttcctttAGTGATTAAATAATTTGCATGTGCTAATTAATGAGAATGTAATAAATTAAGTCTGAAGCTTGAATTGTGGACACAAATCCTCAAAATCAAAGGTTTAAAGTAaagaactataaaaaaaaatgtgaacCTTCACTAAAATAAATTGTGAGGAAATAATTAATATGAACTAGCCATTGCGCACACACATTGCAtgtgtaatataatgcatgaagaTGCATAAATTAGTGCCTCAAGCCCATAAATGCGACTTGGTAAGTAGTGCAACGCAAGGGCAACAGTCGAGAACCCTAGCAGCAAGCTACTATAACGAACTCTccctcataaaaaattaatttagttttttatatcagatattaaactgataagaacagatactacacttgatcttagccaaaaggccaAGAAAGGTATACTTCCTAACGTTGCCGGtccaaaatatttatagaagcttcttcacTCGCGGTGTTCTCAatcctaagatgtgggactaaagagaatcatgacaatgtatattttttatagaaaaacaactagagaaaattactaataagttttaaaattattttaagtgagaaaagaaaagaggatattaacgtaaaatttaattttggacTTCACCGAAAGTAGTTATTAAAGGGTccatattcttaattaaatagtaagatGATATGCAGGTCctgtaaataaaaaaatttaaaaatgctaGATCTATTATTGAGCAGGGAGGAGATATTGATGATAACATGCTAACATTAAAAAGGATTAAGAGAGGTAGTTGAATTAAAGGAAAGACTTTAGTAAGCACTCACATCACCACCTGGGCCATTAATATAGAGGTATATTTTTTTTGATGACTCGATGCTGTCAAGATACAGCATTGTTGCCAAGACTTGATTGCTGTATTCTTCATCTATATGTTCCCCAATAAAGACAACACGCTCTCGGTACTACAAACCAACTAGTTAGTTGATTAAATACAATCTAGTATACAGTTGATCAGAGAAAAGCTATTGCTTCTTACAAGGGCATTCCATAGATCAACCCATTGCCAAGTTCCTTCACCAGGGGTTCTGTAGGGAACTCTTGGAATACCTATGGGCATCATAAATACCCGACCCCGTGAACCCTTCTTTGCTGAATATCTAACATACATAAAAAGGATTCATATAAGAAAAGCAATAAGTCAAGTGACAAACAtgcaataaatataaattatagaaAGAAGTACAATAAGCTGGTCTTTTTGTTATATTATCATTTAATCATGCAACCAATTGAAAGTCtaaatttattacaatttttaaaaatctctgaAATTTCAATCACATACAGTAAAGGGATCATCATGATTCACATGGATAAACTATAACACAAGAATACATCAAATTGAATGAAATAATAGGTCAGAAACATACTTCAATTTCCTAACTGAAGTTTgtatattttcataattattcAATGAATGCTAAATGCAGTTAAAATCATACTTTTTGTATGATTTGCATGATAAAATTCTGTGAATAAGCCATGGACAGAATTTGTCCATGTAAAATTTAGACAAAAATCTTAAGAGAAATACCTGTAAATATCAATGGATTCATTCTAATCAATCTGGATGCTATCAACTTCCATAATTTGGACAAAGTTTACCCTTATAATCAAGGTCTCAGAAAGAACAAGTTGTGCAGACAGCGAATGCACACAAATAAAGCTTGCATTTCTATAACTCAGACATTGATCATAATTCACTACAATAGGAAAAAGTTTATAATACAGAGTGAAGCTTATCATCTCATTATTTGGCAATGGACATAAGAGTTCTGGATGACTATGTTATGAAAATAGGACGAATATGTAATATCATCAAGATAAAGAATTATACCGCATATTCTAATATTTTTCTGTTGAGAACATAGTTGTAAACAAATCATAGTATAATAATTATGCCTATGAGTATGCTAACagtaaattttcaataaaagaCCATTCCAATGGAGACTAGAATCAACCGAGATAACCTATCCTCCATCCATTTTTCAGAGAAGGATAATCCTCATCAGTCAGTCAACAAGGATAATACAGTACTCGTGCTCCATGTCTTGAAGCTGGTAACTTGTTCTATTCAGCCTTGCTTTATAGTCTATATCACAGTCCCACTTCCAAGAAGGAGAAGCAAATTGTCCTGCCCCACCTCATCACCAATGCAACACTTCTTTCAACTCCCAGCTGGCAAGAAGCAATAACGAAGAGAAAAAAGTTGCGGAGTGAATATGGGGCACTGAGAATGGTAGTACACATTCCTCCTTGCTTGCCATTCCAACACAATGCTACaaggaattaattaatgcttACTTGATCAAATTACTATTAATTCAGATAATATTGGACATGACTCCATAATCCAAGATAATTTAACGTGACCCAAAGATACAGCTAAGAGAGACAAATCCTAAAAGTGAAACATCACAACCTGAGTATGTAAATGGGAGACATGTgctatattaattttaataacttTTTACATTACAGAATCTTTAGAAGCTTCAATCAATCTTTAATcatgtaaaattaatttttaaaacatattatagttttatattattttgcaTAGTTTTACATTGGCATGACCTGCTTTTGACATGGTTATGTGATTAGCATAACATAATCTGAATTGCCACCTCAGTAACTATAGAAAATAAGACAGTAACAACTTAGCTTTGCATAAAGAAATCAAATCCCATCTCGTTAGATTACAGGAAATTAAATTCGGCTAGCAAACAAGCTCAGATTTTTCAGACAGTAACCATGAGAAAAACATAAAGACGAACTTTACTGTGGCCCGCTGCTTTTGCAAAATATTTCAGAACAAGAAAAATCAACGCTTGAATTGACAGTCAAAAATCATACCTCAAAGAGATGCTTTGATTAACCCTACTATAGAATTCAGCGTTAACATTGGAAGGTCCACGCCTAAAGGTACCTGCTTCGGTGAAATGAGAAACAATTAGTCTACCGAGAGAATCTCTATCTCTTCCAAAACATGAGAATCGGTACCTGACTTGGGGCCAGCAAAGCTCTTGAAGGTTAAGCTGCCAAGGACAACGGAACAAAGGAAGAAAAAGCGGCATTACATGGAAGCACAAGTAGACGAAATTGAGGGATGGGAAAAGGGATTCACCTGGGAGAGTGCCTGTGGTCAAGTGCCACAGGGCGACAGTAGGCGGATTGCAGAGAGACCGCCATGGGAGAGGGCTTCGAAGCGATCGGCAGCGGATAACCTGAACGAGGGTTTTCTAGACTGGATCTCGGATCCGTTCGGGTTTGTGTAGATTTATTTGCTATTTTTATACCAAGCCCGACCCAAGAGAAGCTAAAAAAATATGCCCAAATTTTCTATGAAAAACAAATCAAGGACTAATTTCGTTGAAATGCTCATTTTGCCCCCTAAAATTTACAATGTTTTTAAAACACCGCTTATAGTTTTAAAATTCTTAGACAGTTTATGTGTCGTTATAAATTGTTCAGACTAAAACAATgcccaatttttttattttttttttgataattcatATCTAAATCTTACAATTATGACTGATTCggtccttaaaaaaaattttatttgtcatccGGATAAATTTTAAAGCACAAATGAAATGGTAGTCAGCACAATCCTTACCAACAGCCCGGGAAAGAAAAGACTCAATTTTAAAGTAGTAATAAAAACGAAACGAATTTGTGTGGAGaatgataaaagaaaatttattaataGGCAACATACAGTGAAATAGTTTGTTTTAGTTGGTACCAATTCTAGATAATCGACCTAACACTATGAAAAATTCTCATAGATAAATCGATAAAATACACATAAAAATCTATTCTAACAATTAATATTTTTAGATCCACTATTAATCAGAAAAAAATACACTACAGTTGACTTTCCAACCTTTAGAAGACTTAACCATAATACTCTACCGGCGGAGGTCAGTTAATTTACTTTTGTGCGTAGTGAGAGAGGGGAGGTGGAGGTAATAAACTCGGCTTGTGAAAAAAATCTTAAGTAGTGAATAAAATTAAAACATTCTGCTGTAGAATAAAAAGTTATATTCTACCGAGTTATATTTTataaaaagtatataaaatcttcctcccgacgctgtgccctagctcctcttcctcctgacGTTGCCCAGACTCGCCGCAgagagcccccccccccccccccccccccccccccccccccccccccccccccgcgctGAGTCCCTGCAGAAGCCCTCCTCTTCCGGCCTCCCTACAGAATCACTTTGATCTGAAGTGCAGAATCGCAACAAGGAGTGGAACCTCTCACAAGCGCAACATAACTCACGGTCCTCCTCTTCGAAGTTGTGCTCACTAGCTTGCGTAACTCCTCGCTGCTGTGACATATTCTCACAGGCGTTGCAAAGCTAGGTT
This window of the Zingiber officinale cultivar Zhangliang chromosome 3B, Zo_v1.1, whole genome shotgun sequence genome carries:
- the LOC122056214 gene encoding ATP-dependent Clp protease proteolytic subunit-related protein 2, chloroplastic-like isoform X2 is translated as MAVSLQSAYCRPVALDHRHSPSLTFKSFAGPKSGTFRRGPSNVNAEFYSRVNQSISLRYSAKKGSRGRVFMMPIGIPRVPYRTPGEGTWQWVDLWNALYRERVVFIGEHIDEEYSNQVLATMLYLDSIESSKKIYLYINGPGGDLTPSMSIYDTMQSLQSPVATHCVGYAYDMAAYILAAGEKGNRSGMPLCEIALQTPAGVARGQADDVQNEANELLRIRDYLFSELSKKTGQPLERISKDLVYVARFTAQEALEYGLIDCIIRPSRIKPDAPRKETPGIGRG